AATAAGGCGAACGGGTGATAAATCTCGCTACAATAGCAAGTCACTTGCCGCACCGTCGTCTGATTTGACGGAAAAAAATCGCATGGTATACTACGTCGCGAATCACCCGAAGGAAACCGCATCATGGCTGCCCCGAGAACGAACACCCCCTCCAGTAAAAGCGATTGGTCGCCGACATCCTGGCAGGCGAAGACCGCTGAGCAGCAGCCGAACTATCCCGATGCAGCTGAACTGAATGCTACCGTTGAAGGTTTGTCGAAGCTCCCGCCGCTCGTTACGAGCTGGGAGATAGAAGCGCTCAAGCAGCAGCTTGCCGAAGCCGTTCACGGCGAGAGATTCCTCCTCCAGGGCGGCGATTGCGCCGAAAGTTTCGCCGACTGCGAATCGCATATCATAACCGCAAAACTGAAGATACTGCTCCAGATGAGCCTCGTGCTCGTGCATGGCGGCAAGAAACGAGTGATCCGTGTCGGGCGTTTCGCCGGGCAATACGCGAAACCGCGCTCAAGCGACAATGAGACTCGCGACGGAGTTACACTGCCCGCCTATCGCGGGGATATGATAAACGGTACGCCGTTCACAAAAGCGGCCCGCACACCCGACCCGAAACTACTCCTCCGGGCATACGAGCGTTCGGCGATAACGCTCAATTTCATTCGTGCCCTCATCGACGGCGGTTTCGCCGACCTGCATCACCCGGAATACTGGGAACTGGGCTTCGTCAACCGCTCGCCATTGGCAGGGGAATACGCGCGTATGGTGCTTTCCATCGGCGAATCGCTGCGCTTCATGGAGACACTTACCGGCGGCACGCTCGGCGACAGTGCACGTGTCGATTTCTACGCCAGCCACGAGGGGCTCCATCTCCTCTACGAACAGGCCTGCACGCGCAGGGTCCCGCGCAGGAGCGGCTGGTATAATCTCGGTACGCATCTCCCGTGGATAGGGAATCGTACCCGCATGCTCGACGGCGCACATATCGAATATTTCCGCGGCATACAGAACCCCATAGCGGTAAAGATCAGCGGCACAATGACGCCCGATGAAGTGGTCGCACTTTGCGTTCTCTTGAACCCCGAGAATGAACCCGGGCGGCTTACGCTGATACACCGCTTCGGCGCTGCGAACATAGAAAAGCAGTTCCCGCCCATTATCGAGGCCGTCATGCGTGCGGGGAAAAGCGTGCTCTGGTGCTGCGATCCCATGCACGGCAACACGGAATCGGTCAATGGAGGCACGAAAACACGCCGTTTTGACAGGATATTGGATGAATTGCAGACCGCATTCCGCATATTGTCGGACAGCGGTACGCATCTGGGCGGCGTCCATTTTGAGCTTACCGGCGACGATGTTACCGAGTGTCTCGGAGGGGCTTCCGGTGTTACCGAGGCCGATCTGACGAAAGCGTACCGAACACAGGTCGATCCGAGGCTCAATTACGAGCAGTCTCTGGAGATGGCGCTCCTCCTTTCACGGCTCATGGCCCGCTGAACGGACGTCCGGCACCGGAATAGCGGATGGCAGCGCATCGCGCTTGACATTATCGATACGTTATGATACAGTATTGACCAGAAGGTTAGTATAAGATCTGTTCTTTTGAACGAGCCAGTCATCCGATATTCCCTTGCGATACTTCAAGAACGATATCTGATCTGCGGAGCTCAGACGAACGTATTGAGTCAACCTCCTACATTTTAGAACAGCAGGAAACACCTGCAAGAGGACATTCGCATGGCGAAAAAACTGTACGTCGGTAACCTCAGTTACACGACAACCAAAGAACAGCTCCAGGATCTGTTCGCACAACACGGACCGGTCGTGAGCGTATCGCTCATCACCGACCGCGAGACCGGCCGGGCAAAAGGCTTCGGCTTCGTGGAAATGGAAACTGACGAGGGCGGACAAGCTGCCATCGCAGCTCTTGATTCCATGCAGCTCGACGGACGCGCAATAAAGGTCAACGAAGCAAAACCGAAGACCGATTCCCCGCGCGGCGGCGGCGGCGGCAGAGGCGGCTACGGCGGCGGCGGCGGCCGCAGCTGGTAATTCAGCATCTGAGAACAAAAAAGCCGGACTTGACGTCCGGCTTTTTTTATACCCTGATCTTGCGGGAATGTGTCGCATTGCGGGAAAGTAACGCGTTGCCGGATAGTGATTGAAAAACATTTTCCCCATGATATACTAACCAATATGCGGACAAATGAGAACGAAGATCGATGCGATAGATGCGCTGATATAAGTTGTATGGGTCGACGGAAGAAGAGATCGCTATCGTGGAGGGAAAGGCAAAATGAACGCGCGGGAGAGCATGCTCATGCGTGATGGAAATCGCAGGAATGAGAGAACAAGGGGTCATGACCCCTTGTTCTGTATCGTGGCAGCAATTGTAACCGCGCGGAAAATAATATGAAGAAAGTAAAAAGCTTCATCGACCGTTTGGTGCTCGTCCTCATTATACTGAGCGTGCTGCTCTCGGCATTGTATCTTTCCAATATGTTCTTTCATTTCCTTGACGATCCGCTGTATATCCTCCGCGAGCGGCTGGATTACCTCAATACGGTGCTCTCCTCGGAGCTTATCGCGGGGCTTTCGCTCGGGTCGCTCGTGCTCGCCATCGTCATCTATATGCTCCCGAAGCTCATCGGCGGCATCAACAGAAAGGCGTATGAGCGTTCGCTCAGACTGGGCATCATATCATCGCTCGTTTTTTTTCTGTCGAACATCCTCTACACGGTCGTGCTGAAACACGGCCGCGTCTATCTCTTCATCGCCATCATCATCACCGGTATCGTAACGACCATACTCGTGCAGGTGCTTTCGCTCATGTTCGAGGACAAGGAAAAGGAAGTATCGTTTCGCACCGATATCGTATCCGGCATATCATCCGGCCTGATATTCGGCATACTGATACATGTCATCATGTTCTTCATCGATTACATCAAGCGTTATCTGCCATGACCGGCGCTGCGTTTCAGGAACTGGAACGTCACCTCCCATTCATCAGGAAGAACGCATCGCTTGCACGGCTCAATTCGTTCCGCATACGCACGCGTGCTGAGTATCTCATCGCCCCGAGAACAGAGGCCGATGTCATCGATGCGCTTCGCGCGGCGCGGGAACACGGGCTCACGGTGCATGTCCTCGGCGGCGGAACCAACGTGCTCCTCTCCGACGGCTTGATACACGGCATGGTCATCTGGCTCGGCGGCATGCGGCGATGGCGCCTTGAAGGAACGATGCTTTTCGCCGAAGGGGGCATGGCGATAAGCCGGGCTTCAGTACTGTGCGCACGGCGTTCGCTTGCCGGCATGTCATTCGCGTACGGTCTGCCGGGGAGCGTCGGCGGCGCCGTGTATATGAACGCGAAATGCTACGGGAGCGAAATAGCGGTCATACTCGTTTCGGTGCGCTACATTGACAGCGACCTTTCCATAAAGACGATCGCGCGTGCGGATATGGAGCTCGCGTACAAATCGACGCCGTTCCAGCACGGCGGGCGCATCATACTGGAAGCGGCGTTCCGGCTGACGCCCGGGGACAAGCGGGGCATACGCGCGGAAATGAAAAAGAATTTCGCCGACAGAAAAGCGAAACAGCATTTCCGTTTCCCGTCGGCAGGATCGATATTCCTCAACGACTACTCCATCGGCATCCCGTCGGGGAAGATGATCGACGAGGCGGGGCTGCTCGGTATGCGCGAGGGCGGCGCACAGGTGGCACCGTATCACGGCAATTTCATCATCAACAGGAAGAACGCCACCGCGCGTGATGTCGCCGTCCTCATACAGCGCGTTCAGGCGTTGGTGAAGGAGAAGCGCGGTATAGAACTCAAGCCGGAGGTCCGTTTCATGGGCGACTGGGATATCGATGCCGGGGGCATGTGATGGGCACAGCTAAGCTCGTTGCCCTGCTCAGAAAAAAGGGACTTATCATCACCACCGCAGAATCATGCACCGGCGGTCTCATCGCCGGAGAGATAACATCGATAAGCGGCTCATCGGATGTGTTCCAGTACGGCTTCATCACCTATGCGAACCGGGCGAAATCTGCGCTTCTCGGTGTACGCCCGCTGGTCTTTGCGCGTAACGGCGCGGTAAGCGATGTGTGCGCTAGCGCCATGGCAAGCGGCGCCCTGAAACGCGCGCATGCCGACGTTGCAATTTCCGCGACCGGTATTGCCGGCCCGCTCGGCGGTACGAAGAAAAAGCCTGTCGGTACCGTGTATATCGGCGTCGCGACAAAGCACGGCTGCAAGGCATATCATCATCGATTCACCGGCGTAAGGGCGGCCATACGCCGAAAGACCGTTGCCGCTGCGATACGATATGCCATCGAGGCGGCCTATGGCATCTAAGCGGCTTATCATCGGCATAGTCGGTGCGGCGGCAAGCGGGAAATCGCTTGGGGCAAAGATACTCGCCCGCGAACTTTGCGCCCGCATCATCGATGTCGATGCGCTCGGACATAAGGCGCTTCTCGCGAAGAAAGGTGCCATACTTCGCGCATTCGGACCGACGGTTGCGGCGAAGAACGCCATCGACCGTAAAGCCCTTGGCGCTGTCGTTTTTGCATCTCAGAAAAAGCTTTCCCTGCTCGAACATATCGTTCACCCATGGATGCGCACGCAGGTCCGAAGCACGATACGCCGCACACGAGGCCATATCATCATCGATGCCGCGCTCCTCTACCGCATGCGCCTCGATGCGATCTGTGATCGCGTAATACATATCGATGTTCCGTCATCAACGCTCGTTTCACGCCTTGTAACCTGTCGCAGGATGAAAAAAGCGGCCGCCATGCGGCTTCTTGCCCGTCAAAAAGATATCAAGCGGTCGCTTTCCCGTTCCGATATAATAATAAAGAACACTTCCGGCACCCATGCCTTCCGCACGGTGCTCAGTTTTGCTGCGAGGTTGCTATGTCGGACTATCAAAACCCGCCCCCGCCCCCCGAGGACTTCGAGCGCCATATCGTAGAACACGATATGTATGTCGTCAATCTCAGCAAAGGGCGCATTTTCCTCCTCGTTATCACCTCGCTTCTCGTCGTCGGATTGGCCTTCGCCGGCGGATGGTATTTCGCCATCAAGAACGGCGGACAGACATTCGTTTCGTTCATGCCGCGCCAGGAAACAGGACCGACGAATATCGTCGTATCGCCGGTGATACCGCGTGCAAAAGAAGAAACGGTACATGCCATCGATACGGTCAAACCCGATGAAGACACGAAGAAAAGCATACTGGATGAACTTGCCGCGGCCGACACAGCGAGCAGGAAGAAGCTTGAGGCTGACCTCGATGCGCCTGCAAAAAAAGCCGCGGTAAAGAAGACGGCAGCGGTCGAAGAAGTAGAAAAGACCGCCGATGAGACACCGGCAAAGAAAACCGCGACGAAAATAACGACTACCGCAAAAAAGGCCGCTGCAGAGACTGCCGATGCGAAAAAATCGGTATCGGGAAAAGGATTTTACATACAGTTGGCGGTGAGCGCCGAAAAAAAATCGGCGGAATACGAAGGGACTCGGCTTAAGAAGAATTTCCCGCTGACCTTCGTCCGTGAAGAAACGAACAAAAGCGGCGATCCGGTGTTCAAGATCAAAATGGGAAGGTTCGCGGCCAAAGACGATGCGGCCGCTGAGCTCGCCAAGGTAAAAAAAACCACCAGGCATAAAGACGCGTACATCTATTTTGTTGAATGATACAGTGCGCAGCCCGTCTTGCGCGGCATATACACGCATGCTATAATCCCCATCCATGAGCGAGGGAAAGAACGTCAAGCGCGTCGTCATCTACGGCGCCGGGTATTCCGGGAAGAAGATAATCCGGGAGATACTGAAAGAACGCGACTGCTACGAGATCGTCGCGCTCATCGATGACGATGCGCGGCTCAAGAACCAGTATGTACTCGGTGTAAAGGTCAACGGCGACATCGGCATACTCCCCTTCGTCCTCGAACGCTTCGATGTCGATGAGATCATCGTCGCCATCACCTATTTCACCTCGTCGAAATTCCAGTACCTCATGAACGCCATCAAGGGCCGCCGGATCACCGTGCGCACGGTGCCCTCGATAATGGAATTGACGAACGATGATTTCAGCATCGATGAGGTGCGTGAACTGCGCATTGAGGACCTGCTCAACCGCGGCGAGGTGGAGATAGACAGCCATCGAACGGAACGCATGCTCCGCGGGAAGACCGTGCTCGTCACCGGCGGCGGCGGGTCTATCGGGAGCGTCATCGCGAAGAAATCGCTTGAATACGGCGCTGAGAATCTCTTTCTCCTCGGCCACGGTGAGAACAGTATTTTCGAGACGATGCGCCAGCTCATCGCCGCCTTTCCCCGCGCGCATATCACCCCGATCATTCTCGATGTAAAGGACAGACGCGGGATGGAAGGGCTTTTCCGCTCGGTGCGTTTCGATACGGTGTTCCACGCCGCTGCGCACAAGCATGTCGGCCTCATGGAAACGAATGTGCGGGAATGTTTCGCCAATAATGTCATTGGCACAAAGACCGTCGCTGATGCGGTTCTCGCCGCAGGCATCGCCCGTTTCGCCGCCATATCGACCGATAAAGCAGTCGATCCGGTATCGGTCATGGGGATATCAAAACGCATCGTCGAACGGTATCTCTTTTCGCTCACGCCGGAAAAAACGGCCATTGCCACGGTGCGTTTCGGTAATGTGCTCGGGAGCCGCGGCAGCGTGGTGCCGATATTCGAACGTCAGATAGAGGCCGGCGGACCGGTGACCGTTACGAGCAGGTCCATCAAACGATATTTCATGACCATAAGCGAAGCGGCATCGCTCGTCATTGAGGCATCACGTCTCGCATCCGGGAACGAACTGTTCGTTCTCGACATGGGGAAGCCCGTGCGCATCGCCGATCTCGCCAAAGAGCTCATTCGCCTGAAAGGGAAAGAGGGCGCGGTATCGATACGCTATACACATCCGGGGAGAGCCGAAAAGATCAATGAGTCGCTCTTCTATGCGTATGAAAAACGAAGCCGATCGGAACACAGGAAGATATGGCGCGTGACCGACGGCATTCCCGAGAACGGTTTCTCCGATGCCGTACAGCAGATCATCGCACGCTATGAGAATATGCCCGTTCGCTCATTGAAACAGGCGATGACATCGCTCGCTGTAACGCACGGACGATGAAACACTTTCTTGTAACACAGAACGCGGATCACTTTTCAGGCAAACGCTCGCAGAACATCCTATTACCCCGCCGCGACGCCGAGAGGCTCGCTCGATCAGAAGCATCGATATTCCTCTACGATCGGCGATGCTGCCGCGTCTTCGGCCCTTTCGGTGCGGGTTCGGCACGCAAGGCACGCAACGGGAAATATGCGGTGCGCATGCTTCACGACAAGGCATACCGCCGCAGCGCATTCCACCTCATCGACACCAGAGACTTCTCGCTCTCGCCGCTTACCGGACCGGAAGCGGATATCCTCACCGGAAAATTACGCGCAGCGAACGGAAGCGCCAATGCCGTGCTTTCAGCGGTGAGGGCCGGGAGATCATATTCACTCACCTACTTCGAACACTCGTCGCATCCGCTCATCCTTTCATCGTCGGTAGCCCTCTCGCCATCGCTCATACATTCGCTTCGAACAGTATACCGCCGCATCCATGAGGCGCCGCGAACCGGCATCGATGCCCGTCAGGGATCGAGGACGCTCGGTGCATCGTTCTTCTCCGCGCTCTTCAGCGGCTCCCCGATAGCAGAACGCATGGCGTCGCGCACGGGAAGCGTATACATCGATGTCGATACGGATACCGGCGCATTGCCGTGGGAACTCATGCATGACGGCGTATCGTTCCTCGCCGACAGCATGCTCATCGGGTTCATCCCCCGCGGGGAGCATCGCGAGCGTACACCGAGAAAACAGATATCCGCAGCCATTATCGCCGCCGACGGGCTTGCTCACGCCGGGACGGAAGCGAACGCCGTATACGAGATGGCATCGCGCTGCCCGGGTGTTACCTGCGAATGCATACGCACGCCCGTCACACCGCTTGCATTCTCCGCCATTCTCTCCCGCAGCGACATCGTGCATGTCATCTCGCACGGCACCGGCTCCGCGCTTTCGCTTCGCGGGAAATACACGATACGCGATCTGGTATCGGCATCGTCCATGCCGGCTGTCGTCGTTCTGCACACCTGCACATCACGGCCGGTCAATGCCGCCGATACGGCACATCTCGCACCGGCGCTCATTCGCAGAGGCGCGCATACCGTCATTGCGTCAATGGGCGCTGTTGCGGACGCTTTCGATGTACGGTTCGTCGGGGAACTCTACGCATCGCTCTTCGCGGGCGAATGCGCCGGTACGGCCTATCGCAATGCGCTCATAGTGTCAGGGGAAGACGCGATACTGCGCTACCGGTTCTTCGGCGCGTCGGGCACGAAGCTCTGACACTGCTCTCTCACGCAGAGAATATGATGGCCCGCAGAATGCTCATCCTTTCTCTTCTCCGTGAGCTTTGTGTGCTCTGTGAGAGATAATATAAGAATATTTCTCACGGAGTTCACGGAGGATCGGAATATGTCTCGCTGCTATTTTTTCAGGACCGTAATCTTTCCACCGGCACTGGCATCGCAAAACGCTACGTAAAATGTAGTGGATGTTCTGCTTCCAAGTAAGATGATCTCCGTTGCCGCAGATGATGAAATGCCATAACCGTACTTCGCCCATATTCCATTGTCGTATCGCACAACCGTCAACTTATTATCCCTTGTCCCGTCAGAGAACGCCAGATGTGGAACATTATCCTTGTCCACCGCTATCGATATCCACGCCGCCGCACCTTCGGATGCTGTTGTGCCAAGTGTCGACCATGATGTTCCGTTGAATTTCCGAACAACCGCTTTATTCCCCTGAGACTGATCCTGATACGCGACGTATATATTCTCAGCGCTATCTACAGCCATTGAGATATATGCCGCCGCACCGGCAATATTTGTACTCGCACCAAGCGCCCCCCAAGTCCCCGTATTATCTCCCGATCCAGCGCAGCGCTGAACTCCAACGGCACTTGGAAGTGTATATGCTACATACGCATCACCGGTAACAGTCCCCGCGACTATTGCGATATCGGTCGGAGTGCTTTCTGCAAATATTGCGGGTGACCCCAAGTCCGATTGAGAATTCGTTCTCGTTACTTTTAATGTTACCCCGGTAAAGCGACACGTAACATATGCCTTTTTATTGCTCACCGGAGATACTGCAACACGTATTTTATCGTTGTGGCATGGCGCAAAGTTTCCGCTCGTTTGCCATGAGCTCCCGTCGTATTCCCGAACAAACCCCTCAAGCAATGGGTTCACCGAATAGAGGACAACCGGCCGGGAGCTGGTAGTATTTATTGCCAATGCAATTCCGATCGACTCCGTCGGCCATATAAGAATACTCCCGCCAGTCTTGGTCCAACCGAGTGTATTTATCTTACCGCACACCGTATCACCGGAGGCCTCTTTGAAAGCGACATATACATCCCCGCCAACACATTGAGCAGCAAGCATAGATCCGGCCTGAGGTGTTGCTCCACTCGCTACAGTAGTCCACGCAAATGCCCCGAGCGGGTCCCACGGATTCGAGCGCTTCGAATTATCCACGAACTCGATGCATCCCGTAAAGAAAACCGATATCGTGACAGTCAGTATTATAATCCTTTTCATCGTCATCCCCCTTAAAAAGCGTACGAGAACGCGAAAGACATGCCGTCAGGTGCCGGAAGTATGTATCCGCGCAGGCTCCCCTTCCCTTTACCGTCCGGTGCTTTCTTCGTATCCGTGGTATCGGATTTTTTTACTTTTGTCGGATCGAGCACCGCGTCGGGCGCAATGAGCCACAGCGCGAAAAGCCCCGCCGCGATACCGTACATGGAGAATCCGGATATGTTCAGGATAGAGCCGATATTCATATTATCACGATAGACGGTAAACTTCGCATCGAACATGCTCTGCGGCTGATAGCCGGTAATGGCAAGGTATTCATTCCTCGCCGTGGTGGCGCTGCTCTGCAGAAGCACGCCGGTAACATTAAGACCGCCGCCGAGCACGGCCGCACCGATGCTGCTGAGAAGGAGCACCGGCTTCGCCTCATTGGGCTTGGTATCGCCGGAATAGATGTACATGGTCACTATCTGCTGCTCAACCGATGCGCGGAAATCGACGCCCGTCTCTTTCTTCACGGCATCAAGCACATCGTTCCCGGCGCGGTCCATTTCATCAAGGAGCGCATCCTTGCTGCCCCGTACCTTGCGTGTGCGCGATGCCAGTATCTTCGTTGTTTCGACATTGAGCATATTGACGGTAATGATGAAGGTCTCGCCTAAACGCGCGATAGTCCCGGTGAACATATACTGCATGTTCAGAATACGCCCGAGCTCAACGGCGCAGGAAGACTCGGTACACCCGGTCTGCTGGAATTCCTGCTCCTTCAGTATCTTATCCATGTTCGCACGGTCGACGACGGTGAAGAAATCCGTGGTGACGAGCCAGGAGCGGAACACATCGGAAAGCGATGAGGCCTCCTGCCTGCTTATCCCTTCCTTGCCGACAAAATCGATGACCGCAACATTCGCCTTGAGTTTTTTATCCGCCCCGCCGGATTGTGCCGCGCCGAAGAGCGAAGATACGATGAGCATCATGAACAGGTATACGATCCGCCCCATAGGATCCCTCCGTAATTATCACAGTTCCACGTTGGATATATCCCGGATAATAGCGCAACGCCGAAAAAATGCAACTGGATTTCTCATTGCTATTTTATACCCATGCGGTACAATG
This Spirochaetota bacterium DNA region includes the following protein-coding sequences:
- the murB gene encoding UDP-N-acetylmuramate dehydrogenase — protein: MTGAAFQELERHLPFIRKNASLARLNSFRIRTRAEYLIAPRTEADVIDALRAAREHGLTVHVLGGGTNVLLSDGLIHGMVIWLGGMRRWRLEGTMLFAEGGMAISRASVLCARRSLAGMSFAYGLPGSVGGAVYMNAKCYGSEIAVILVSVRYIDSDLSIKTIARADMELAYKSTPFQHGGRIILEAAFRLTPGDKRGIRAEMKKNFADRKAKQHFRFPSAGSIFLNDYSIGIPSGKMIDEAGLLGMREGGAQVAPYHGNFIINRKNATARDVAVLIQRVQALVKEKRGIELKPEVRFMGDWDIDAGGM
- a CDS encoding RNA-binding protein: MAKKLYVGNLSYTTTKEQLQDLFAQHGPVVSVSLITDRETGRAKGFGFVEMETDEGGQAAIAALDSMQLDGRAIKVNEAKPKTDSPRGGGGGRGGYGGGGGRSW
- a CDS encoding SPOR domain-containing protein — protein: MSDYQNPPPPPEDFERHIVEHDMYVVNLSKGRIFLLVITSLLVVGLAFAGGWYFAIKNGGQTFVSFMPRQETGPTNIVVSPVIPRAKEETVHAIDTVKPDEDTKKSILDELAAADTASRKKLEADLDAPAKKAAVKKTAAVEEVEKTADETPAKKTATKITTTAKKAAAETADAKKSVSGKGFYIQLAVSAEKKSAEYEGTRLKKNFPLTFVREETNKSGDPVFKIKMGRFAAKDDAAAELAKVKKTTRHKDAYIYFVE
- the coaE gene encoding dephospho-CoA kinase (Dephospho-CoA kinase (CoaE) performs the final step in coenzyme A biosynthesis.); protein product: MASKRLIIGIVGAAASGKSLGAKILARELCARIIDVDALGHKALLAKKGAILRAFGPTVAAKNAIDRKALGAVVFASQKKLSLLEHIVHPWMRTQVRSTIRRTRGHIIIDAALLYRMRLDAICDRVIHIDVPSSTLVSRLVTCRRMKKAAAMRLLARQKDIKRSLSRSDIIIKNTSGTHAFRTVLSFAARLLCRTIKTRPRPPRTSSAIS
- a CDS encoding CinA family protein, producing MGTAKLVALLRKKGLIITTAESCTGGLIAGEITSISGSSDVFQYGFITYANRAKSALLGVRPLVFARNGAVSDVCASAMASGALKRAHADVAISATGIAGPLGGTKKKPVGTVYIGVATKHGCKAYHHRFTGVRAAIRRKTVAAAIRYAIEAAYGI
- a CDS encoding CsgG/HfaB family protein, whose translation is MGRIVYLFMMLIVSSLFGAAQSGGADKKLKANVAVIDFVGKEGISRQEASSLSDVFRSWLVTTDFFTVVDRANMDKILKEQEFQQTGCTESSCAVELGRILNMQYMFTGTIARLGETFIITVNMLNVETTKILASRTRKVRGSKDALLDEMDRAGNDVLDAVKKETGVDFRASVEQQIVTMYIYSGDTKPNEAKPVLLLSSIGAAVLGGGLNVTGVLLQSSATTARNEYLAITGYQPQSMFDAKFTVYRDNMNIGSILNISGFSMYGIAAGLFALWLIAPDAVLDPTKVKKSDTTDTKKAPDGKGKGSLRGYILPAPDGMSFAFSYAF
- a CDS encoding 3-deoxy-7-phosphoheptulonate synthase class II, producing MAAPRTNTPSSKSDWSPTSWQAKTAEQQPNYPDAAELNATVEGLSKLPPLVTSWEIEALKQQLAEAVHGERFLLQGGDCAESFADCESHIITAKLKILLQMSLVLVHGGKKRVIRVGRFAGQYAKPRSSDNETRDGVTLPAYRGDMINGTPFTKAARTPDPKLLLRAYERSAITLNFIRALIDGGFADLHHPEYWELGFVNRSPLAGEYARMVLSIGESLRFMETLTGGTLGDSARVDFYASHEGLHLLYEQACTRRVPRRSGWYNLGTHLPWIGNRTRMLDGAHIEYFRGIQNPIAVKISGTMTPDEVVALCVLLNPENEPGRLTLIHRFGAANIEKQFPPIIEAVMRAGKSVLWCCDPMHGNTESVNGGTKTRRFDRILDELQTAFRILSDSGTHLGGVHFELTGDDVTECLGGASGVTEADLTKAYRTQVDPRLNYEQSLEMALLLSRLMAR
- a CDS encoding SDR family NAD(P)-dependent oxidoreductase produces the protein MSEGKNVKRVVIYGAGYSGKKIIREILKERDCYEIVALIDDDARLKNQYVLGVKVNGDIGILPFVLERFDVDEIIVAITYFTSSKFQYLMNAIKGRRITVRTVPSIMELTNDDFSIDEVRELRIEDLLNRGEVEIDSHRTERMLRGKTVLVTGGGGSIGSVIAKKSLEYGAENLFLLGHGENSIFETMRQLIAAFPRAHITPIILDVKDRRGMEGLFRSVRFDTVFHAAAHKHVGLMETNVRECFANNVIGTKTVADAVLAAGIARFAAISTDKAVDPVSVMGISKRIVERYLFSLTPEKTAIATVRFGNVLGSRGSVVPIFERQIEAGGPVTVTSRSIKRYFMTISEAASLVIEASRLASGNELFVLDMGKPVRIADLAKELIRLKGKEGAVSIRYTHPGRAEKINESLFYAYEKRSRSEHRKIWRVTDGIPENGFSDAVQQIIARYENMPVRSLKQAMTSLAVTHGR
- a CDS encoding CHAT domain-containing protein — translated: MKHFLVTQNADHFSGKRSQNILLPRRDAERLARSEASIFLYDRRCCRVFGPFGAGSARKARNGKYAVRMLHDKAYRRSAFHLIDTRDFSLSPLTGPEADILTGKLRAANGSANAVLSAVRAGRSYSLTYFEHSSHPLILSSSVALSPSLIHSLRTVYRRIHEAPRTGIDARQGSRTLGASFFSALFSGSPIAERMASRTGSVYIDVDTDTGALPWELMHDGVSFLADSMLIGFIPRGEHRERTPRKQISAAIIAADGLAHAGTEANAVYEMASRCPGVTCECIRTPVTPLAFSAILSRSDIVHVISHGTGSALSLRGKYTIRDLVSASSMPAVVVLHTCTSRPVNAADTAHLAPALIRRGAHTVIASMGAVADAFDVRFVGELYASLFAGECAGTAYRNALIVSGEDAILRYRFFGASGTKL